From a single Oncorhynchus tshawytscha isolate Ot180627B linkage group LG29, Otsh_v2.0, whole genome shotgun sequence genomic region:
- the LOC112227625 gene encoding transforming growth factor beta activator LRRC33 isoform X1 produces MHGSACVENTRHSTDQRCIVHNRRYGQQLDRQWLEGPTSNHQTRMFRCSSTASSPTLLCLTLWPLWSLLMSAFCHPHHSPCILTQKTALCSNSELSSVPGGLPDSIEDLHLNHNHIQMLQDDSLSRYVSLRTLSCADNLLETVGSKLFHNSPHLESLNLAANNLHVGYQQTSLALLTLSRLRVLDLSKNRLTEDMVSVLLQNMTSLEYLNLSRNLLLRLDESSFSDLHQLRELDLQRNMLFEIDGSFDHLHKLQRLNLAFNYLPCLVHFHMTQLVVLNASHNAIEWFIANQDLQEVFQLETLDLTDNNLLFFPFLPTHSRLRNLHLSQNRVSFYEHLADTFAYPNWKTSVQFYNLRGNMSNVTAKLWDESLHGDISSLDLLDLSGNQVHYFPQGFISKMPSLTRLRMWTNCLEVLNLTLEKLPGTLYELDVSNNRLTELHADQVSLRKLGNLSFLNLSQNDLQTLPAQLLSSLTSISSVDISYNRVGVCPLEAGGGGMGGVNQSDCVVCRNIISLRYLYLSGCNLGRLPSSAFVGTPLTHLELSNNPELIIGPRSIAGLSRTLHHLGLGNTGLRHFDFSPFHHLKSLNISRNSLTQLPASLLRLELKLLDLRDNKLTTVPSAQANVLATKLHTVFLNGNTFNCCQLDWYRTFEKTVTIMDLSDISCQDLTKRTHRVVLVDSLICGGSEGESVYWYILLFIVPVLCLVGMAVIFLLTFRPRLLPTAVRNKCWSHLPCVVEEKSQKEDTGRVQIPILEI; encoded by the exons CCAGGATGTTTAGATGTTCATCCACGGCCTCCTCCCCTACCCTGCTCTGTCTAACCCTCTGGCCCCTGTGGAGCCTCCTGATGTCTGCCTTCTGCCACCCTCACCACAGCCCCTGCATACTG ACCCAAAAGACTGCTCTCTGTAGCAACAGTGAGCTCTCATCTGTACCTGGTGGCCTACCTGACAGCATAGAGGACCTCCACCTGAACCACAACCACATTCAGATGCTACAAGATGACTCTCTCTCCCGCTACGTCTCCCTTCGTACCCTAAGCTGTGCAGACAACCTCTTGGAGACGGTGGGGTCCAAGCTATTTCACAACTCACCTCATCTAGAGAGCCTCAATCTAGCTGCCAATAACCTTCACGTTGGATACCAGCAAACTAGCCTGGCGCTGCTCACCTTGTCTAGACTCAGAGTTCTGGATCTGTCAAAAAATCGGCTTACAGAGGACATGGTCTCCGTCCTTCTCCAGAACATGACGTCCCTGGAGTACCTCAACCTTTCCAGGAACCTCCTGCTGAGGCTGGACGAAAGCTCCTTCAGCGACCTCCACCAGCTCAGAGAGCTGGACCTGCAGAGGAACATGCTGTTTGAGATTGACGGGTCCTTCGATCACCTGCACAAGCTCCAGAGACTCAACCTGGCCTTCAACTACCTGCCCTGCCTGGTGCACTTCCACATGACCCAGCTGGTGGTCCTCAATGCCAGTCACAATGCCATTGAGTGGTTCATAGCCAACCAGGACCTCCAGGAAGTCTTCCAGCTGGAGACCCTGGATCTCACAGACAACAACCTCCTCTTCTTTCCCTTTCTGCCCACCCACAGCCGCCTGAGGAACCTCCATCTGTCCCAGAACAGGGTGAGCTTCTACGAACACCTGGCGGACACATTTGCCTACCCCAACTGGAAGACCAGCGTCCAGTTCTACAACCTGAGGGGCAACATGAGCAACGTCACGGCCAAGTTGTGGGACGAGAGCCTGCACGGGGACATCTCCTCTCTAGACCTGCTGGATCTGAGTGGAAATCAGGTGCACTACTTCCCCCAAGGATTCATCAGCAAAATGCCAAGCCTGACCAGACTCAGGATGTGGACAAACTGTCTTGAGGTCTTGAATCTAACTCTGGAAAAGCTGCCGGGGACGTTGTACGAGTTGGACGTGAGCAACAATAGGTTGACAGAGCTCCATGCCGACCAAGTTAGTTTGAGGAAGTTAGGCAACCTAAGCTTTCTGAACCTGAGCCAGAATGACCTGCAGACTCTACCTGCTCAGCTGTTGTCCTCTCTCACCAGCATCAGCTCTGTGGATATTAGCTACAACAGAGTTGGCGTGTGCCCCCTTGAAGCAGGGGGTGGGGGCATGGGTGGGGTTAACCAATCAGACTGTGTCGTTTGTAGAAACATCATTTCTCTGAGATATCTCTACCTATCGGGGTGCAACCTGGGGAGGCTGCCATCATCAGCGTTCGTAGGGACGCCCCTAACACACCTGGAGCTGTCTAACAACCCAGAACTCATCATCGGGCCCAGATCGATCGCAGGCCTCAGCAGAACTTTACACCATCTAGGATTGGGAAACACAGGCCTGCGACACTTTGACTTCTCTCCTTTCCACCACTTGAAGTCTTTGAACATTTCCAGAAACTCTCTTACTCAGCTCCCTGCTTCACTGCTACGCCTGGAGCTGAAGCTGCTGGACCTGAGGGACAACAAACTGACCACCGTCCCCTCAGCTCAGGCTAACGTGTTAGCCACGAAACTCCACACTGTTTTTCTCAACGGAAACACTTTCAACTGCTGCCAGTTGGACTGGTACAGGACATTCGAGAAAACGGTCACTATCATGGACCTCTCAGATATTTCATGTCAGGATCTGACCAAAAGAACACACAGAGTGGTGCTTGTAGACTCCCTAATATGTGGCGGTAGTGAGGGGGAGTCTGTGTACTGGTACATCCTGCTGTTTATCGTACCTGTTCTCTGTCTGGTTGGAATGGCTGTTATCTTCCTGCTCACCTTTAGGCCCAGACTGCTTCCCACAGCAGTTAGAAATAAATGCTGGAGTCACCTTCCCTGTGTTGTCGAAGAAAAGTCCCAAAAAGAAGACACTGGCCGTGTCCAAATACCCATACTAGAGATCTAA
- the LOC112227625 gene encoding transforming growth factor beta activator LRRC33 isoform X2: protein MFRCSSTASSPTLLCLTLWPLWSLLMSAFCHPHHSPCILTQKTALCSNSELSSVPGGLPDSIEDLHLNHNHIQMLQDDSLSRYVSLRTLSCADNLLETVGSKLFHNSPHLESLNLAANNLHVGYQQTSLALLTLSRLRVLDLSKNRLTEDMVSVLLQNMTSLEYLNLSRNLLLRLDESSFSDLHQLRELDLQRNMLFEIDGSFDHLHKLQRLNLAFNYLPCLVHFHMTQLVVLNASHNAIEWFIANQDLQEVFQLETLDLTDNNLLFFPFLPTHSRLRNLHLSQNRVSFYEHLADTFAYPNWKTSVQFYNLRGNMSNVTAKLWDESLHGDISSLDLLDLSGNQVHYFPQGFISKMPSLTRLRMWTNCLEVLNLTLEKLPGTLYELDVSNNRLTELHADQVSLRKLGNLSFLNLSQNDLQTLPAQLLSSLTSISSVDISYNRVGVCPLEAGGGGMGGVNQSDCVVCRNIISLRYLYLSGCNLGRLPSSAFVGTPLTHLELSNNPELIIGPRSIAGLSRTLHHLGLGNTGLRHFDFSPFHHLKSLNISRNSLTQLPASLLRLELKLLDLRDNKLTTVPSAQANVLATKLHTVFLNGNTFNCCQLDWYRTFEKTVTIMDLSDISCQDLTKRTHRVVLVDSLICGGSEGESVYWYILLFIVPVLCLVGMAVIFLLTFRPRLLPTAVRNKCWSHLPCVVEEKSQKEDTGRVQIPILEI from the exons ATGTTTAGATGTTCATCCACGGCCTCCTCCCCTACCCTGCTCTGTCTAACCCTCTGGCCCCTGTGGAGCCTCCTGATGTCTGCCTTCTGCCACCCTCACCACAGCCCCTGCATACTG ACCCAAAAGACTGCTCTCTGTAGCAACAGTGAGCTCTCATCTGTACCTGGTGGCCTACCTGACAGCATAGAGGACCTCCACCTGAACCACAACCACATTCAGATGCTACAAGATGACTCTCTCTCCCGCTACGTCTCCCTTCGTACCCTAAGCTGTGCAGACAACCTCTTGGAGACGGTGGGGTCCAAGCTATTTCACAACTCACCTCATCTAGAGAGCCTCAATCTAGCTGCCAATAACCTTCACGTTGGATACCAGCAAACTAGCCTGGCGCTGCTCACCTTGTCTAGACTCAGAGTTCTGGATCTGTCAAAAAATCGGCTTACAGAGGACATGGTCTCCGTCCTTCTCCAGAACATGACGTCCCTGGAGTACCTCAACCTTTCCAGGAACCTCCTGCTGAGGCTGGACGAAAGCTCCTTCAGCGACCTCCACCAGCTCAGAGAGCTGGACCTGCAGAGGAACATGCTGTTTGAGATTGACGGGTCCTTCGATCACCTGCACAAGCTCCAGAGACTCAACCTGGCCTTCAACTACCTGCCCTGCCTGGTGCACTTCCACATGACCCAGCTGGTGGTCCTCAATGCCAGTCACAATGCCATTGAGTGGTTCATAGCCAACCAGGACCTCCAGGAAGTCTTCCAGCTGGAGACCCTGGATCTCACAGACAACAACCTCCTCTTCTTTCCCTTTCTGCCCACCCACAGCCGCCTGAGGAACCTCCATCTGTCCCAGAACAGGGTGAGCTTCTACGAACACCTGGCGGACACATTTGCCTACCCCAACTGGAAGACCAGCGTCCAGTTCTACAACCTGAGGGGCAACATGAGCAACGTCACGGCCAAGTTGTGGGACGAGAGCCTGCACGGGGACATCTCCTCTCTAGACCTGCTGGATCTGAGTGGAAATCAGGTGCACTACTTCCCCCAAGGATTCATCAGCAAAATGCCAAGCCTGACCAGACTCAGGATGTGGACAAACTGTCTTGAGGTCTTGAATCTAACTCTGGAAAAGCTGCCGGGGACGTTGTACGAGTTGGACGTGAGCAACAATAGGTTGACAGAGCTCCATGCCGACCAAGTTAGTTTGAGGAAGTTAGGCAACCTAAGCTTTCTGAACCTGAGCCAGAATGACCTGCAGACTCTACCTGCTCAGCTGTTGTCCTCTCTCACCAGCATCAGCTCTGTGGATATTAGCTACAACAGAGTTGGCGTGTGCCCCCTTGAAGCAGGGGGTGGGGGCATGGGTGGGGTTAACCAATCAGACTGTGTCGTTTGTAGAAACATCATTTCTCTGAGATATCTCTACCTATCGGGGTGCAACCTGGGGAGGCTGCCATCATCAGCGTTCGTAGGGACGCCCCTAACACACCTGGAGCTGTCTAACAACCCAGAACTCATCATCGGGCCCAGATCGATCGCAGGCCTCAGCAGAACTTTACACCATCTAGGATTGGGAAACACAGGCCTGCGACACTTTGACTTCTCTCCTTTCCACCACTTGAAGTCTTTGAACATTTCCAGAAACTCTCTTACTCAGCTCCCTGCTTCACTGCTACGCCTGGAGCTGAAGCTGCTGGACCTGAGGGACAACAAACTGACCACCGTCCCCTCAGCTCAGGCTAACGTGTTAGCCACGAAACTCCACACTGTTTTTCTCAACGGAAACACTTTCAACTGCTGCCAGTTGGACTGGTACAGGACATTCGAGAAAACGGTCACTATCATGGACCTCTCAGATATTTCATGTCAGGATCTGACCAAAAGAACACACAGAGTGGTGCTTGTAGACTCCCTAATATGTGGCGGTAGTGAGGGGGAGTCTGTGTACTGGTACATCCTGCTGTTTATCGTACCTGTTCTCTGTCTGGTTGGAATGGCTGTTATCTTCCTGCTCACCTTTAGGCCCAGACTGCTTCCCACAGCAGTTAGAAATAAATGCTGGAGTCACCTTCCCTGTGTTGTCGAAGAAAAGTCCCAAAAAGAAGACACTGGCCGTGTCCAAATACCCATACTAGAGATCTAA